From Mesorhizobium sp. AR02, a single genomic window includes:
- a CDS encoding LexA family protein produces MNQLLDRKTPAPTVRFTAKQGQYLAFIWAYSQINRRAPAEADFQRYFRVTAPSVHQMLKTLNQLGLIDKQPGVARSIQLLVPPQDLPILGVD; encoded by the coding sequence ATGAATCAATTGCTTGACCGAAAGACGCCGGCGCCGACAGTACGGTTCACCGCCAAACAAGGCCAGTACCTCGCCTTCATCTGGGCCTATTCGCAGATCAATCGCCGCGCTCCGGCGGAGGCGGACTTCCAGCGCTACTTCAGGGTCACCGCACCGTCAGTCCATCAGATGCTCAAGACCCTCAACCAACTCGGCTTGATCGACAAGCAGCCCGGTGTCGCTCGCAGCATCCAGTTGCTCGTCCCGCCACAGGACCTGCCCATTCTCGGCGTAGACTAA
- a CDS encoding SIR2 family NAD-dependent protein deacylase — translation MAKADGSYPLIPAVAGLTDKVLGILEPIYKAQIDGLKAELSQHDIETILSRIRSLSKVIGATKVHGLDGPGFATFGEAICAEIGKIVDVRLPMPGSAYANLVNWITGTSRDYPIEIFTTNYDLLFEEAFESVRAPYFDGFTGGREPFFDPVSVSRSDLPTRWTRLWKLHGSLGWRASDKGEVIRTGQSSASHLVFPEHLKYDQTQKAPYAALLDRLRAFLLTPDTLLISIGFSFADAHIAARLDEALAANPSASIFAFQYKYLGEEHSACDLARRLPNFSVYARDQAKVNGMRGPWKAPSELPSKDWGPIRSTYLDTDGNFTLGGIEPFARFFAASKSIQAFSTSPTTPPVHVPPAA, via the coding sequence ATGGCAAAGGCGGACGGCTCGTACCCACTGATCCCTGCCGTGGCAGGGCTCACTGACAAGGTGCTGGGCATTCTCGAACCTATCTACAAGGCGCAGATTGATGGCCTGAAGGCCGAGCTCTCGCAGCACGATATCGAGACGATTTTGTCGCGCATCAGGTCGTTGAGCAAAGTCATTGGGGCCACAAAGGTTCACGGCCTTGATGGCCCCGGATTCGCGACCTTTGGCGAAGCCATCTGCGCCGAGATCGGCAAGATCGTCGATGTGCGCCTGCCCATGCCCGGATCTGCGTATGCTAATCTGGTGAATTGGATCACAGGGACGAGTAGAGATTATCCGATCGAAATTTTTACAACCAACTACGATCTCCTGTTCGAGGAAGCGTTCGAATCGGTCCGAGCACCATATTTCGATGGTTTCACGGGTGGCCGCGAGCCGTTCTTCGACCCCGTTTCGGTGTCACGTAGCGACTTGCCGACGCGCTGGACCCGGTTGTGGAAACTGCATGGATCACTGGGTTGGAGAGCAAGCGACAAAGGCGAGGTCATTCGAACCGGCCAAAGTTCAGCCAGCCATCTCGTTTTCCCCGAGCATCTGAAGTACGACCAGACGCAGAAGGCGCCGTATGCCGCACTGCTTGACCGGCTTCGCGCTTTCCTGCTGACTCCAGACACGCTTCTGATCTCGATTGGCTTTTCTTTCGCTGATGCGCATATCGCAGCGCGTTTGGATGAGGCGTTGGCCGCCAATCCATCCGCAAGCATCTTCGCATTTCAATATAAGTATCTCGGAGAAGAGCATTCGGCATGTGACCTCGCGCGGCGGTTGCCAAATTTCAGTGTATACGCACGAGATCAGGCAAAAGTGAACGGGATGCGAGGCCCTTGGAAGGCCCCATCGGAACTCCCAAGCAAGGACTGGGGGCCGATACGCTCAACCTATCTCGACACCGACGGCAACTTCACGCTCGGTGGCATTGAGCCATTCGCTCGCTTTTTCGCGGCGTCAAAATCCATACAAGCTTTCTCAACGTCTCCCACAACGCCACCTGTCCACGTGCCACCAGCAGCATGA
- a CDS encoding ATP-binding protein, giving the protein MSISTLLGHVGSVAGATVSVRQFEGVASGIAIIGGRSYRVGQVGSFVRIPQGYHDLYAIISEVGVSATPPVLADAHDRGERWLTVQLVGEIVEASFERGISQYPNVNDEVHLVTEEDLSKIYGAEFAGQVVVGRLANAESIPVRLDLDKLVTRHSAVLGSTGSGKSTTVASLLRSISMPGGEGFPSARILLLDIHGEYARALGDNAEVFRIAPAEGEKPLVIPFWALRPADMIDFLCGKLDDRSTTAILDKIFAAKSAIAQTDGLAGVDLNSMTVDSPIPYSLRQLWHELIDPEVKTWLDQTKTQPALVTPGDAASLRLPLYQPHTTTNTAPYLNNIGVLGIRKQLDRMRSRLLDRQFEFLLKPGQWEPGLNGHTENDLPELVESWIGHEKAITVLDLSGIPSSVLLELIGAILSIIYEALFWGRHRAEGGRKRPQLIVMEEAHRYLGRETNNPAREMVQRIAKEGRKFGIGAMIVSQRPSEIDDTILSQCGTFVALRLTNSTDRSKVQAALPDNLSGIADSLSVLRTGEAIITGEAARLPVRCRVTLPPMHRRPDSEDPLVAESWKKLRGEENYDDLVACWRAQDPRWAPLPNVVDDEGEN; this is encoded by the coding sequence ATGAGTATCTCCACACTCCTCGGTCACGTTGGCTCGGTCGCGGGAGCTACAGTCAGCGTACGTCAATTCGAAGGCGTTGCATCCGGCATCGCGATTATCGGCGGACGAAGCTATCGGGTGGGTCAGGTCGGCAGTTTCGTCCGCATCCCTCAGGGCTATCACGACCTCTATGCGATCATTTCCGAGGTTGGCGTGAGTGCGACCCCGCCCGTTCTTGCCGACGCGCATGATCGGGGTGAGCGCTGGCTCACCGTGCAACTGGTCGGCGAGATCGTAGAGGCATCGTTCGAACGCGGCATCAGCCAGTACCCTAACGTGAATGATGAGGTTCACCTTGTCACGGAGGAAGATCTTTCCAAAATCTATGGCGCTGAGTTTGCTGGACAAGTCGTAGTCGGCCGGTTAGCCAACGCTGAGAGCATCCCTGTCCGTTTAGACCTCGACAAGTTGGTGACACGACACAGTGCGGTGCTGGGATCGACAGGGTCCGGAAAATCCACCACCGTCGCAAGCCTCTTGCGGTCAATCTCGATGCCGGGCGGTGAGGGCTTTCCAAGCGCACGGATTCTCCTGCTAGATATTCACGGTGAGTATGCGCGAGCCCTTGGAGACAATGCTGAGGTATTTCGCATAGCGCCTGCAGAGGGCGAAAAGCCCCTTGTGATTCCGTTCTGGGCTTTGCGTCCGGCAGACATGATCGACTTCCTATGCGGGAAACTGGATGACCGCTCGACAACCGCGATCCTCGACAAAATCTTCGCTGCGAAAAGCGCAATTGCACAAACGGATGGCCTCGCCGGCGTCGATCTTAATTCGATGACCGTCGACAGCCCCATTCCTTACAGCCTCCGGCAGCTCTGGCATGAACTGATCGATCCCGAAGTGAAGACGTGGCTTGATCAGACAAAGACACAGCCGGCGCTGGTGACTCCTGGCGATGCGGCATCGCTTCGACTTCCCTTATACCAGCCGCACACGACAACGAACACTGCACCCTACCTCAACAACATTGGTGTCCTTGGAATTCGGAAGCAGCTCGACCGCATGCGTTCACGACTGTTGGACAGGCAATTCGAATTTCTGCTTAAGCCAGGACAATGGGAGCCGGGGTTAAACGGACACACTGAAAACGACCTTCCCGAACTTGTGGAAAGTTGGATCGGACACGAGAAGGCGATCACCGTGCTCGACTTGTCGGGCATCCCCAGCTCTGTCCTCCTTGAACTCATCGGTGCCATCCTCTCAATCATTTACGAGGCACTTTTTTGGGGGCGACACCGTGCGGAGGGCGGCCGCAAACGCCCGCAGCTCATCGTCATGGAGGAGGCGCATCGCTATCTGGGCCGAGAGACGAACAACCCCGCACGCGAGATGGTGCAGCGTATTGCCAAAGAGGGACGAAAATTTGGAATTGGCGCGATGATCGTTAGTCAACGGCCCTCCGAAATCGACGATACCATACTCTCACAGTGCGGCACCTTCGTCGCCCTCAGGCTTACCAATTCGACTGACCGCAGCAAAGTACAGGCTGCGCTTCCGGACAATCTTAGCGGGATCGCGGACAGCCTGTCCGTTCTTCGAACGGGGGAGGCAATCATCACGGGTGAAGCCGCACGATTGCCAGTTCGGTGCCGCGTGACGCTGCCACCCATGCATCGCAGACCTGACAGTGAGGATCCTCTCGTAGCCGAGAGTTGGAAGAAACTGCGGGGCGAGGAGAACTATGACGATCTCGTTGCATGCTGGCGAGCGCAAGATCCGAGGTGGGCACCGCTGCCAAATGTCGTCGACGATGAGGGAGAAAATTAA
- a CDS encoding KTSC domain-containing protein, with the protein MERQSVTSGNLAEVGYDPDLETLEVQFRHGGVYQYYNVPPFMNERLMTAESLGRFFNAEIKGQYPEAKM; encoded by the coding sequence ATGGAACGGCAATCGGTAACGTCGGGGAATTTGGCCGAGGTTGGCTACGATCCAGATCTCGAAACACTCGAAGTCCAGTTCCGACACGGCGGCGTGTACCAATATTACAACGTCCCCCCTTTCATGAACGAGCGCCTGATGACGGCGGAGTCTCTTGGTCGTTTCTTCAATGCAGAAATCAAGGGACAATACCCCGAAGCCAAAATGTAA
- a CDS encoding TM0106 family RecB-like putative nuclease — protein MLRIGSELQLSASDFVGYLNCGHLTALDLQVADGAVEKPKIWDPLLEILQQRGAAHETAYVDHLRAAGLTVAVIQGKGNDDGSVAATIEAMRAGAQIIVQAALRAPPFTGRADILRRVETPSDLGAWSYEVVDTKLARETKGGTVLQLCLYSDLVGQVQGLVPEYAYVVAPLTGFEPEVFRVSDYAAYYRNVRERFAASLNGNGGTYPEPVAHCDICRWRGRCDDQRHQDDHLSLVAGITAVQRSELAGHDVATMAALAELPLPLPWKPERGAASSYNRIREQARIQVAGRAAGQVLHEALPIDPGFGLCRLPVPDDGDIFFDLEGDPFVGEGGLEYLFGYAFKNAGGALTYVADWCLTQADEKAAFERFVDFVIERRAHHPGMHVYHYAAYEVGALKRLMGRYATREEEIDTLLRGQVLVDLYAVVRHAIRASVESYSIKKLEPLYEFMRAVSLPDANYSLSRVQARLELGDAGGINADDRAVVAGYNQDDCVSTERLRHWLEGLRTGAVASGVEIPRPAPPGEDAPPDITAWQARIDAVVAVLTDGIPVDSAERSAEQQALYVLANVLDWHRREEKATWWEYFRLAALSADELEDERAGIAGLEFVDIVGGTAKAPIHRYRFPPQDAEFRGGEDLRSVGGERFGKVEAVNLEHRFIDIKKRGDTAGFHPEAIFAHTYIDTAVLAESLVQIGEYAAGHGIGDSGTYKAARDLLLRRPPDAGGAALRQPGESPVDAACRLVPALQGVLAIQGPPGAGKTHTGAYSILALVRADLRVGVTANSHKVIRNLLAKAAEEAAKEDFDLQCLHKVTDAEDNVPHLTFTTKNPEAIGAFASGYHVVGGTGFLWARPDAAGLVDVLFVDEAAQMSLANVLAISPAAASLVLLGDPQQLEQPMQGSHPEGTEVSALDHLLGGRQTIAEDEGLFLDQTWRLHPDICRFTSELFYESRLLPRPGLENQTILMDGPLGGSGLRYIAVQHSGNQNSSPEEADRIRNIVLGILASGAGWRDREGNEATLTLNDILIIAPYNAQVFEIQARLPGARVGTVDKFQGQEAPMVIYSVTTSSHADAPRGMEFLYSANRLNVATSRAKALCILVANPDVFEPECRTPRQMQLANGFCRYLEMAVTVDP, from the coding sequence TGCTCGAGATCCTGCAGCAGCGCGGCGCGGCGCACGAGACGGCCTATGTCGATCATCTGCGGGCGGCCGGCCTAACGGTCGCGGTCATTCAGGGCAAGGGCAATGATGACGGCTCAGTGGCCGCCACGATCGAGGCGATGCGCGCCGGCGCGCAGATCATCGTGCAAGCCGCTCTGCGCGCACCGCCCTTCACGGGTCGGGCCGACATCCTCCGGCGCGTCGAGACGCCAAGCGATCTCGGCGCCTGGTCCTATGAAGTCGTCGACACCAAGCTCGCCCGCGAGACCAAGGGCGGGACGGTACTGCAGCTCTGCCTCTATTCTGACCTCGTCGGACAAGTGCAGGGCCTCGTGCCAGAATACGCCTACGTTGTCGCGCCCCTGACAGGCTTCGAGCCAGAGGTCTTTCGGGTCAGCGACTATGCCGCCTACTACCGCAATGTCCGGGAACGCTTCGCCGCGTCCTTGAACGGAAACGGCGGCACCTATCCGGAGCCGGTCGCTCATTGCGATATCTGCCGCTGGCGCGGCCGATGCGACGACCAGCGCCACCAGGACGACCACCTCTCCCTTGTGGCCGGGATCACGGCCGTGCAGCGCAGCGAGCTCGCCGGCCACGACGTGGCCACCATGGCTGCGCTGGCCGAGCTCCCCCTTCCGCTGCCGTGGAAGCCGGAGCGCGGCGCCGCCTCGTCCTACAATCGCATCCGGGAGCAGGCCCGGATCCAGGTCGCCGGGCGCGCGGCCGGGCAGGTGCTCCATGAAGCGCTGCCGATAGACCCGGGCTTTGGCCTGTGCCGCCTGCCGGTGCCGGATGACGGGGACATTTTCTTCGATCTCGAAGGCGACCCCTTCGTCGGCGAAGGCGGCCTCGAATATCTCTTCGGCTATGCCTTCAAGAACGCAGGGGGCGCGCTCACCTACGTCGCCGACTGGTGTCTCACGCAGGCCGATGAAAAGGCGGCCTTTGAGCGCTTTGTCGATTTCGTGATCGAGCGGCGAGCGCACCATCCCGGCATGCACGTTTATCATTACGCGGCCTATGAGGTGGGCGCGCTCAAACGCCTGATGGGGCGCTACGCCACTCGCGAGGAAGAGATCGACACGCTGCTGCGCGGGCAGGTCCTGGTGGATCTCTACGCGGTGGTCCGCCACGCCATCCGCGCCAGCGTCGAGAGCTATTCCATCAAGAAGCTGGAGCCGCTCTACGAATTCATGCGCGCGGTGTCGCTGCCCGATGCCAACTACTCCTTGAGCAGGGTCCAGGCCCGCCTGGAGCTCGGGGATGCAGGCGGCATCAATGCGGATGATCGGGCCGTCGTGGCGGGCTACAACCAAGATGATTGTGTCTCGACGGAGCGGCTTCGGCACTGGCTCGAGGGCCTGCGGACTGGCGCGGTCGCCTCAGGCGTGGAGATTCCCCGGCCTGCTCCGCCTGGAGAGGACGCTCCCCCTGATATTACAGCCTGGCAGGCGCGGATCGATGCAGTCGTGGCCGTGCTGACCGATGGCATTCCGGTGGACTCCGCGGAGCGCAGCGCCGAGCAGCAGGCGCTCTATGTGCTGGCGAACGTGCTCGACTGGCATCGCCGGGAAGAGAAGGCGACCTGGTGGGAATATTTCCGGCTGGCGGCGCTGTCAGCAGACGAGCTGGAGGACGAGCGGGCAGGCATCGCCGGCCTCGAGTTCGTGGATATCGTGGGCGGAACCGCCAAGGCTCCTATCCACCGCTATCGATTTCCCCCGCAGGACGCGGAGTTTCGCGGCGGCGAGGATTTGCGCAGCGTCGGCGGCGAGCGGTTCGGCAAAGTCGAGGCCGTCAACCTGGAACATCGCTTCATCGATATCAAGAAGCGGGGCGACACCGCCGGCTTTCACCCTGAAGCGATCTTCGCCCATACCTACATCGACACGGCCGTCCTGGCCGAGTCCCTGGTGCAAATCGGCGAGTACGCGGCCGGCCATGGCATCGGCGATTCCGGTACCTACAAGGCGGCGCGCGATTTGCTGCTGCGCCGGCCGCCCGATGCCGGTGGCGCGGCGCTTCGCCAGCCGGGCGAGAGCCCGGTCGATGCGGCCTGCCGCCTCGTCCCCGCCTTGCAGGGCGTGCTCGCCATCCAGGGACCGCCTGGCGCGGGCAAGACCCATACTGGCGCGTACTCGATCCTTGCGCTCGTCAGGGCCGACCTTCGCGTCGGGGTGACCGCCAACAGCCACAAGGTCATTCGCAACCTGCTCGCGAAGGCCGCCGAGGAAGCAGCGAAGGAAGACTTCGACCTGCAGTGCCTGCACAAGGTCACGGATGCGGAAGACAATGTCCCGCACCTCACCTTCACCACCAAGAACCCCGAGGCCATCGGCGCCTTTGCAAGCGGCTACCACGTCGTCGGCGGCACGGGGTTCCTGTGGGCCCGGCCCGATGCGGCTGGCCTCGTCGACGTGCTGTTCGTGGATGAGGCCGCGCAGATGTCGCTCGCCAACGTGCTTGCCATATCGCCGGCCGCAGCCAGCCTTGTCCTGCTTGGCGATCCGCAGCAGCTTGAGCAGCCGATGCAGGGCTCGCACCCCGAGGGTACTGAGGTCTCGGCCCTCGACCACCTTCTCGGCGGGCGGCAGACCATCGCAGAGGACGAGGGCCTGTTCCTCGACCAGACCTGGCGCCTCCACCCCGACATCTGCCGTTTCACCTCCGAACTGTTTTACGAAAGCCGCCTCCTTCCCCGTCCCGGTCTCGAGAACCAGACCATCCTGATGGACGGCCCGCTTGGCGGGAGCGGCCTTCGCTATATCGCGGTGCAGCACAGCGGCAACCAGAATTCCAGCCCTGAGGAGGCCGACCGTATCCGCAATATTGTGCTGGGGATACTTGCGTCAGGTGCAGGTTGGCGCGACCGCGAGGGCAATGAGGCGACGCTTACCCTGAACGACATTCTGATTATCGCGCCCTACAACGCGCAGGTCTTCGAAATCCAGGCGCGCCTCCCCGGCGCGAGGGTAGGAACGGTAGACAAGTTCCAGGGGCAGGAGGCGCCCATGGTGATATATTCCGTCACGACGTCCAGCCATGCCGACGCCCCGCGTGGAATGGAGTTCCTCTACAGCGCGAACCGCCTCAATGTGGCCACTTCCCGCGCAAAGGCACTGTGCATTCTCGTGGCCAATCCGGACGTGTTCGAGCCGGAATGTCGGACGCCACGCCAGATGCAGCTAGCCAACGGCTTCTGCCGCTATCTGGAGATGGCCGTTACGGTCGATCCGTAG